The following are from one region of the Stigmatopora argus isolate UIUO_Sarg chromosome 9, RoL_Sarg_1.0, whole genome shotgun sequence genome:
- the sfxn1 gene encoding sideroflexin-1 — MAAELSTSINIKEPRWDQGTFVGRAKHFFTVTDPRNVLLTNEQLERAHKIITDYRKGTVSPGLTEDELWRAKYVFDSAFHPDTGEKMILIGRMSAQVPMNMTITGCMMTFYKTTPAVLFWQWINQSFNAIVNYTNRSGDAPITVSQLGTAYVSATTGAVATALGLNALTKHVSPLIGRFVPFAAVAAANCINIPLMRQRELKHGIPITDENDNRIGESTKAAQQAISQVVVSRILMASPGMAIPPFLMNHLEKKAFLRRFPWMSAPIQVSLVGFCLVFATPLCCALFPQKSSISVSRLEPELQEKIRVSHPGLDRVYFNKGL, encoded by the exons ATGGCTGCAGAGCTCTCCACGTCCATAAACATCAAAGAGCCCCGTTGGGACCAGGGCACATTTGTGGGCCGCGCCAAGCATTTCTTCACCGTCACCGACCCGCGGAACGTCCTCCTCACCAACGAACAACTAGAACGCGCGCACAAAATCATCACAGACTACAG AAAAGGTACAGTGTCCCCGGGGCTGACGGAAGATGAACTATGGCGAGCCAAATATGTCTTTGACTCCGCTTTTCATCCGGATACCGGAGAGAAGATGATCCTGATAGGCCGCATGTCAGCACAGGTTCCCATGAATATGACCATCACTGGATGCATGATGACATTTTACAA GACCACTCCAGCCGTATTGTTCTGGCAGTGGATCAATCAGTCTTTCAACGCCATCGTGAACTACACCAACAGGAGCGGCGACGCCCCCATTACCGTCAG TCAGCTGGGCACGGCGTACGTATCTGCCACCACAGGGGCTGTCGCCACCGCTCTAGGATTAAACGCACTGACAAAG CACGTCTCTCCTCTGATCGGACGCTTTGTTCCGTTCGCTGCCGTAGCCGCCGCAAACTGCATCAACATACCTCTGATGAGGCAAAG AGAACTGAAACACGGCATTCCCATAACAGATGAGAATGATAACAGGATAGGAGAGTCGACCAAAGCGGCACAGCAGGCCATCTCTCAGGTTGTGGTCTCAAGGATCCTCATGGCCTCCCCAGGAATGG CCATCCCGCCCTTTTTAATGAACCACTTGGAAAAGAAGGCTTTTCTGAGG AGGTTCCCATGGATGAGTGCACCAATTCAAGTCAGTCTAGTGGGATTCTG cCTGGTGTTCGCCACTCCATTATGCTGCGCATTGTTCCCACAGAAGAG TTCCATATCGGTTAGCCGTCTGGAGCCCGAACTGCAAGAAAAGATCCGGGTCAGCCACCCGGGCTTGGATAGAGTCTATTTCAACAAGGGTCTATGA
- the gcna gene encoding germ cell nuclear acidic protein — MNDETRNLFERVAQKINWSGNNRQERTENKNDNGKQRRHAPSKDQFGNQSGSPIYCSPDDEEDKENQSIKSKVSIKTDWNDSSDDEFDQCLVRWATPKPNLASKKPCSAAKTDHIPSVLAVSSDDDDDDGGDFEKFLQRVKTPTSKPQKISESESEDSLKKFIVDDDLSEDDFIPPKSSSKVSNKNRTPAALNKIRRPLSDCASSLLISDSEDEDDSVFWRTSHTKPKSLNKTKKTKPVSGDKKNSPAITFSVPRPPHRTTSSLHSSTRTLSAPSKVDNSSDSEEEFMSLLDRLRKKNVFAATTCSPITNKEVNFLSPPPPVKQGVKPRSLGSETLAAKTPGKTTKLKPTVSQTEPRHGPISRLSLCKTPGCFLETLSNPAASYCYNFKKKKEELTSKLYSLYNTSVFDLKLPTNMSVTWNKKMRKTAGYCVTGQERGGGNRYARIELSEKVCDSADRLRDTLIHEMCHAATWLINGVRDGHGRYWKLYAHKSTLVHPELPVVTRCHSYDIKYKFQYKCIQCQNTIGRHSKSLDTQKFACALCTGKLVLLTSSKPRPPTPFAKYVKEHYGSVRQELVDQKHAEVMRKLSVDFAAQTKLDINS, encoded by the exons atgaacGATGAAACTCGCAATTTATTCGAACGAGTTGCCCAAAAGATAAACTGGAGTGGCAATAATAGACAAGAAAGAACAGAAAATAAG AATGACAATGGGAAGCAACGTCGTCATGCCCCAAGTAAAGATCAATTTGGGAACCAATCAGGGTCACCCATCTATTGTTCACCTGATGATGAGGAGGACAAAGAGAACCAGAGCATCAAGAGCAAAGTATCCATAAAGACTGATTGGAATGACTCCAGTGATGATGAATTTGACCAAT GTCTTGTCAGGTGGGCTACTCCTAAACCTAACCTTGCCTCAAAGAAACCCTGCAGTGCTGCGAAGACAGACCA CATCCCAAGTGTTCTTGCCGTGAGCtcggatgatgatgatgatgatggtggcgATTTTGAAAAAT TCCTGCAGCGCGTGAAAACTCCGACTAGCAAACCCCAGAAAATATCCGAGAGTGAAAGTGAGGACAG CCTAAAAAAATTCATCGTGGATGATGACTTATCAGAAGATGACTTCATTCCGCCAAAATCTTCTTCTAAAG TGTCAAATAAGAACCGTACTCCAGCTGCACTAAACAAAATCAGGAGGCCACTGTCTGACTGTGCATCCTCATTGTTAATCAGTGAtagtgaggatgaggatgatagTGTTTTTTGGAGGACTTCCCACACGAAGCCAAAGTCTCTGAACAAAACTAAAAAGACAAAACCAGTGTCTGGCGACAAAAAGAATAGCCCAGCAATAACATTCAGCGTACCTCGGCCCCCCCACCGTACCACCTCATCGCTACATTCGTCGACTCGTACGCTTTCCGCTCCTTCCAAGGTGGATAACTCGTCCGATTCAGAAGAAGAGTTCATGTCTTTACTGGATAGGCTAAGAAAGAAGAATGTATTCGCTGCCACTACATGCTCACCTATCACAAACAAag AAGTGAATTTTttgtcaccaccaccacctgtAAAGCAGGGGGTTAAACCCAGATCCTTGGGTAGCGAAACTCTGGCTGCAAAGACTCCTGGGAAAACCACTAAGCTGAAGCCAACAGTGAGTCAAACGGAGCCCAGACATGGCCCAATCAGCAG ATTGTCATTGTGCAAAACTCCTGGTTGTTTCTTAGAGACGCTGTCAAACCCAGCAGCCAGTTATTGCtacaattttaagaaaaaaaaggaagaacttACCAGCAAATTGTACAGTTTGTACAACACCAGTGTTTTTGATTTGAAG CTCCCTACAAATATGTCAGTGACTTGGAACAAAAAGATGCGTAAAACAGCAGGCTATTGTGTCACTGGACAGGAGCGAGGTGGAGGCAACCGTTACGCTCGCATTGAACTGTCCGAGAAAGTCTGCGATTCTGCAG ATCGCCTCCGGGACACACTCATCCACGAGATGTGCCACGCTGCGACCTGGCTGATCAACGGCGTGAGAGACGGACACGGACGCTACTGGAAGCTGTACGCTCACAAGTCCACCTTGGTGCACCCCGAGCTGCCCGTGGTGACTCGCTGCCACAGCTATGACATCAAATACAAATTCCAATACAAATGCATCCAATGTCAGAACAC GATCGGACGTCATTCCAAGTCCTTGGACACCCAGAAGTTTGCCTGCGCGCTCTGCACAGGGAAACTGGTCCTGCTCACGTCATCCAAGCCTCGCCCTCCTACGCCTTTCGCCAAATACGTGAAGGAGCATTACGGGTCGGTACGCCAGGAGCTAGTTGACCAAAAGCATGCGGAAGTAATGAGGAAACTCAGTGTAGACTTTGCTGCTCAAACTAAATTGGATATCAATAGTTGA
- the LOC144082441 gene encoding serine/threonine-protein phosphatase 2A catalytic subunit beta isoform-like isoform X1 gives MIFPWDLKQGSSMDDMSVNKELDMWIEQLYECRQLKENQVQELCERAKEILQKESNVLELSCPVTVCGDVHGQFYDLMELFKIGGKPPNTNYLFMGDYVDRGYYSVETVTLLVCLKVRFRERITILRGNHETRQLTHVYGFYDECLMKYGNSNVWKYFTDLFDYLPLTALVDNQILCLHGGLSPSIVTLENIRAIDRLQEVPHEGPMCDLLWSDPDDHYGWDISLRGAGYTFGQDISETFNHANSLTLISRAHQMEMEGFSWCHDKNVVTIFSAPNYCYRCGNKAAIMELEDTLKCSFQQFDPAPRKQKTHFSWPAPDYLL, from the exons ATGATTTTCCCTTGGGATTTGAAACAAGGCAGCAGCATGGATGACATGTCAGTCAACAAAGAGCTGGACATGTGGATCGAACAGCTCTATGAGTGCAGGCAGCTCAAGGAAAATCAAGTCCAAGAACTTTGTGAAAGG GCAAAGGAGATCTTGCAGAAGGAGTCCAACGTGCTGGAGTTGAGCTGTCCGGTAACAGTTTGTGGAGATGTTCACGGTCAATTTTATGACCTCATGGAGCTCTTTAAGATAGGTGGGAAGCCCCCAAATACCAATTATCTCTTCATGGGAGACTATGTGGATAGAGGCTATTATTCGGTGGAGACGGTGACGCTCCTTGTTTGTCTAAAG GTCAGGTTTCGGGAAAGGATAACCATTCTGAGAGGGAACCACGAGACGAGACAGCTCACGCATGTGTACGGCTTCTACGACGAGTGTTTGATGAAATATGGAAACAGCAACGTTTGGAAGTACTTTACTGATCTATTCGATTATCTGCCCCTGACTGCTCTGGTGGATAACCAG attCTGTGTCTTCATGGAGGATTGTCTCCCTCAATAGTCACTCTGGAAAACATTAGGGCGATAGACCGCTTGCAGGAAGTTCCTCATGAG GGTCCAATGTGCGATTTGTTATGGTCCGACCCAGATGATCACTACGGGTGGGACATTTCTCTCCGTGGAGCGGGCTACACTTTTGGCCAGGACATATCAGAGACTTTTAACCACGCAAACAGTCTTACTTTGATTTCAAGGGCTCACCAGATGGAGATGGAG GGCTTCAGCTGGTGTCATGACAAAAATGTCGTAACCATCTTTAGCGCACCGAATTATTGTTATCGATGTGGGAACAAGGCAGCAATCATGGAGCTTGAGGACACGCTAAAATGCTCCTT TCAACAGTTTGACCCTGCCCCCCGCAAACAAAAGACCCATTTTTCCTGGCCAGCTCCAGACTACCTCCTCTGA
- the LOC144082441 gene encoding serine/threonine-protein phosphatase 2A catalytic subunit beta isoform-like isoform X2, which produces MIFPWDLKQGSSMDDMSVNKELDMWIEQLYECRQLKENQVQELCERAKEILQKESNVLELSCPVTVCGDVHGQFYDLMELFKIGGKPPNTNYLFMGDYVDRGYYSVETVTLLVCLKVRFRERITILRGNHETRQLTHVYGFYDECLMKYGNSNVWKYFTDLFDYLPLTALVDNQGPMCDLLWSDPDDHYGWDISLRGAGYTFGQDISETFNHANSLTLISRAHQMEMEGFSWCHDKNVVTIFSAPNYCYRCGNKAAIMELEDTLKCSFQQFDPAPRKQKTHFSWPAPDYLL; this is translated from the exons ATGATTTTCCCTTGGGATTTGAAACAAGGCAGCAGCATGGATGACATGTCAGTCAACAAAGAGCTGGACATGTGGATCGAACAGCTCTATGAGTGCAGGCAGCTCAAGGAAAATCAAGTCCAAGAACTTTGTGAAAGG GCAAAGGAGATCTTGCAGAAGGAGTCCAACGTGCTGGAGTTGAGCTGTCCGGTAACAGTTTGTGGAGATGTTCACGGTCAATTTTATGACCTCATGGAGCTCTTTAAGATAGGTGGGAAGCCCCCAAATACCAATTATCTCTTCATGGGAGACTATGTGGATAGAGGCTATTATTCGGTGGAGACGGTGACGCTCCTTGTTTGTCTAAAG GTCAGGTTTCGGGAAAGGATAACCATTCTGAGAGGGAACCACGAGACGAGACAGCTCACGCATGTGTACGGCTTCTACGACGAGTGTTTGATGAAATATGGAAACAGCAACGTTTGGAAGTACTTTACTGATCTATTCGATTATCTGCCCCTGACTGCTCTGGTGGATAACCAG GGTCCAATGTGCGATTTGTTATGGTCCGACCCAGATGATCACTACGGGTGGGACATTTCTCTCCGTGGAGCGGGCTACACTTTTGGCCAGGACATATCAGAGACTTTTAACCACGCAAACAGTCTTACTTTGATTTCAAGGGCTCACCAGATGGAGATGGAG GGCTTCAGCTGGTGTCATGACAAAAATGTCGTAACCATCTTTAGCGCACCGAATTATTGTTATCGATGTGGGAACAAGGCAGCAATCATGGAGCTTGAGGACACGCTAAAATGCTCCTT TCAACAGTTTGACCCTGCCCCCCGCAAACAAAAGACCCATTTTTCCTGGCCAGCTCCAGACTACCTCCTCTGA
- the cetn2 gene encoding uncharacterized protein cetn2, with product MACAKRPSLQGPVPPPRKKTTPKPELTEEQKQEIREAFELFDTDGAGYIDVKELKVAMRALGFEPKKEEIKKMIGEVDKDGTGKISFGNFFSVMTQKMAEKDSKEEILKAFRLFDDDETGRISFKNLKRVAKELGENLTDEELQEMIEEADRDGDGEVNQQEFLRIMKKTSLY from the exons ATG GCGTGTGCCAAGAGGCCATCCTTGCAGGGGCCGGTGCCTCCCCCTCGTAAGAAGACCACCCCTAAACCTGAGCTGACTGAGGAGCAGAAGCAGGAGATCAGGGAGGCTTTTGAGCTTTTTGACACTGATGGCGCTGGATACATTGATGTGAAGGAACTCAAG GTTGCCATGAGAGCTTTGGGATTTGAACCAAAGAAGGAGGAAATCAAGAAGATGATTGGTGAAGTGGACAAGGATGGTACAGGGAAGATCTCCTTTGGCAATTTTTTCAGTGTCATGACACAAAAGAtg GCCGAAAAGGATTCCAAAGAGGAGATACTGAAAGCTTTTCGTCTGTTTGACGACGACGAGACCGGTAGGATCTCGTTTAAGAATCTCAAGAGAGTCGCTAAGGAACTTGGAGAAAACCTCACTGATGAAGAGCTGCAG GAAATGATTGAGGAGGCCGACAGAGATGGCGATGGAGAAGTGAACCAGCAAGAGTTCCTAAGGATTATGAAGAAAACTTCTCTGTACTGA
- the nsdhl gene encoding sterol-4-alpha-carboxylate 3-dehydrogenase, decarboxylating: protein MATRVRPSNKRCAVIGGSGFLGRHLVEKLLERGYTVSVFDIRQSYELPGVTFHQGDLCDLQALLLALKGVSLVFHCASPSPASDDRRLFEKVNIQGTRTVIQACIEVGIQKLVLTSSASVVFEGSDIKNGSEDLPYAKKPIDYYTMTKIQQEKLVLEACDLKKGFLTVAIRPHGIFGPRDPQLVPILVDTARRGKMKFIIGDGTNLVDFTFVENVVHGHILAAEHLRTDSPICGKPYHITNDEPIRFWGFMSEVLMGLGYAAPRYHLPYTLVYGLAILLWLLSIVLRPLTSFKPTFTPMRVALAGTHHYYSCDRAKEDMGYKPLVSLKEGIKRTVESYPHLRQNA, encoded by the exons ATGGCCACGCGAGTTCGTCCG AGTAACAAACGATGTGCAGTTATCGGGGGATCCGGTTTTCTGGGCAGACATCTTGTGGAGAAGTTGCTGGAACGTGGCTACACCGTTTCAGTCTTCGACATACGTCAGAGCTACGAGCTGCCTGGCGTGACCTTCCATCAGGGCGACCTCTGTGATTTACAG GCTCTCCTGCTAGCGCTGAAAGGCGTGTCTTTGGTTTTCCACTGTGCTTCTCCATCACCAGCTAGTGATGACAGGAGGCTGTTTGAGAAGGTGAACATTCAGGGTACCAGGACTGTCATTCAAGCCTGCATTGAAGTTGGAATACAG AAATTGGTGCTGACAAGCAGTGCCAGTGTTGTTTTTGAGGGCTCCGACATTAAGAATGGGAGTGAAGATTTACCGTATGCCAAGAAGCCCATTGACTACTACACAATGACCAAAATTCAGCAAGAGAAG TTAGTCCTGGAGGCGTGCGACCTCAAGAAGGGTTTCCTCACCGTTGCCATTCGCCCTCATGGCATCTTCGGACCCCGGGACCCGCAGCTGGTACCCATCCTGGTGGATACAGCTCGCAGGGGAAAGATGAAATTCATCATTGG GGATGGCACCAACCTGGTGGATTTCACTTTTGTGGAAAATGTTGTACATGGACACATCTTGGCTGCTGAGCACCTGAGAACTGACTCTCCCATATGTGGAAAG CCCTACCACATCACCAACGATGAACCAATTCGGTTTTGGGGCTTCATGTCCGAGGTGTTGATGGGTCTGGGGTACGCCGCTCCACGTTACCACCTGCCTTACACGCTCGTGTACGGCCTGGCCATCCTCCTTTGGCTGCTGTCTATAGTGTTACGCCCCCTGACATCATTCAAACCTACCTTTACGCCGATGAGAGTGGCTCTGGCCGGAACTCACCACTACTACAGCTGTGATCGAGCCAAGGAGGACATGGGCTATAAGCCCCTGGTCAGCCTAAAAGAAGGCATTAAACGCACCGTGGAAAGTTATCCTCATCTCAGACAGAATGCTTGA